A stretch of the Flavobacterium aquiphilum genome encodes the following:
- a CDS encoding SGNH/GDSL hydrolase family protein, translating into MINSRTVQTLALFLLFSHSYGQQFIKPDNVNINYTGRVDVTADSTMFYWPGTTAEITFKGSSISVKMKSTKEKAYFYAIIDKDDKKPLKFETDNTLRTINVAKDLDSGTHTLEIYKLTNSTSVNVFYGFELYGKTKLLKNTDNRTRKIEFYGNSITAGHGVDVPEGGKDIGVPEHFNNYYTYAAITARHYNAKPSIIARSGIGIIVSWFPEIMPETYDCIDPLDPSSKWDFKKYTPDVVVINLFQNDSWIVNRPEHEQFKRRFGTEKPSESFIIQSYADFVSSIRNKYPSASIICALGNMDATRSGSEWPGYIQKAVDGLNDKKIYTVFFPFKERENHPNRKEQEAMSKQLIEFIDHNIKW; encoded by the coding sequence ATGATTAATTCCAGGACAGTCCAAACTCTTGCTTTATTTCTTTTATTTTCACACAGCTACGGACAGCAATTTATTAAACCTGATAATGTCAATATTAATTATACAGGTAGGGTAGATGTTACGGCAGACTCTACTATGTTCTACTGGCCAGGAACTACAGCCGAAATAACCTTTAAAGGATCTAGTATTTCAGTAAAAATGAAGTCTACTAAAGAGAAAGCTTATTTTTACGCCATAATCGACAAAGACGATAAAAAACCTTTAAAATTTGAAACTGATAACACCCTCAGAACAATAAATGTGGCCAAAGATCTTGATTCAGGTACCCATACATTGGAAATATATAAATTAACCAACTCTACATCGGTTAATGTATTTTATGGATTTGAACTTTATGGAAAAACGAAATTATTGAAGAATACTGATAACCGCACCAGAAAAATTGAATTCTACGGAAATTCTATTACGGCTGGACACGGTGTAGATGTGCCAGAAGGAGGGAAGGACATAGGAGTCCCTGAGCATTTTAATAATTATTATACATATGCTGCTATAACTGCAAGACACTACAACGCTAAACCATCTATTATTGCCCGCAGCGGAATAGGAATTATAGTAAGCTGGTTCCCAGAAATTATGCCTGAAACTTATGACTGTATTGATCCATTAGATCCTTCAAGTAAGTGGGATTTTAAAAAATACACCCCAGATGTTGTAGTAATTAATCTTTTTCAAAATGACTCATGGATTGTAAACAGACCTGAACATGAACAGTTTAAAAGAAGATTTGGTACTGAAAAACCTTCCGAATCATTTATAATCCAATCCTATGCTGATTTTGTCAGTTCCATTAGAAACAAATATCCATCGGCAAGTATTATCTGTGCTTTAGGCAATATGGATGCCACCAGATCCGGATCTGAATGGCCTGGTTATATTCAAAAAGCTGTTGATGGATTAAATGATAAAAAGATATATACAGTATTTTTTCCTTTTAAAGAGAGAGAAAATCACCCCAATCGAAAAGAGCAGGAAGCAATGTCTAAACAACTAATTGAATTTATCGATCACAATATTAAATGGTAG
- a CDS encoding sialate O-acetylesterase translates to MSSNKLTFASLSFLLLCSFNLLSQVILPKILGHDMVLQQLKEVPVWGTASPGEKISVDFGGQSKKTVADNSGKWLVKLSPMKASFTPREMTIKGNNTIVLKNILVGEVWLCSGQSNMEFAMRKYSKLDTINKGNRPPEDDLNKADNTNIRIFLDRRKYMDPSPEHLGWDSAMGKSLVDFSAVGYYFAKDLYNKLHVPIGMISAAVPGSRIEPWIQASKMDVSPKMKDGKTLDKLNADGGDSGKFYDTMIQPLIPFALKGFLWYQGESNCFLNENIRYAYKFKTLIDSWRNDWNDNKAPFYFVQIAPYNYSTTKDERPHTPENLPEFWEAQRLALHLENTNTIAITDLVYNTADLHPINKWEVGRRLSLLAANKTYGQKNVVWSGPTYQKMEVKGNKIEITYSNVGSGLTSRDGKPLDWFSIAGTDGKYTSAKAEIQGDKVVVSSSEVPHPVSVRFGWNEAAQSNFVNKEGLPAVPFRSDNPWEKLF, encoded by the coding sequence ATGTCTTCAAATAAATTGACTTTCGCGTCATTAAGTTTTTTGCTCTTATGTTCTTTTAATCTCCTTAGTCAAGTTATACTTCCGAAGATTTTGGGACACGACATGGTTTTACAGCAACTTAAAGAAGTACCGGTTTGGGGAACTGCAAGTCCGGGTGAAAAAATATCGGTAGATTTTGGTGGACAAAGCAAAAAAACTGTTGCCGACAATTCAGGTAAATGGTTGGTAAAGCTAAGTCCAATGAAGGCATCTTTTACGCCGCGCGAAATGACTATCAAAGGAAACAATACAATTGTCTTGAAGAATATTTTGGTAGGCGAAGTTTGGCTTTGCTCAGGTCAATCCAATATGGAATTTGCTATGCGAAAGTATAGTAAATTAGATACCATAAATAAAGGAAATAGACCACCGGAAGATGATTTGAATAAGGCAGACAATACCAATATTCGTATTTTTCTGGATCGCCGAAAATATATGGACCCAAGTCCAGAACATTTAGGTTGGGATTCGGCTATGGGAAAATCTTTGGTTGATTTTTCGGCTGTGGGTTATTATTTTGCGAAAGATTTATATAACAAATTACATGTACCAATCGGAATGATTTCTGCAGCGGTGCCGGGTAGCAGAATTGAACCTTGGATTCAGGCTTCAAAAATGGATGTGTCACCAAAAATGAAAGACGGAAAAACATTGGATAAACTTAATGCTGATGGTGGAGATTCCGGTAAGTTTTATGACACGATGATACAACCTTTAATTCCCTTTGCATTAAAAGGATTTCTTTGGTACCAAGGAGAATCTAATTGTTTTTTGAACGAAAATATTCGTTATGCTTATAAGTTTAAAACACTTATAGATAGTTGGAGAAACGATTGGAATGACAATAAAGCACCTTTTTATTTTGTTCAAATAGCACCCTACAATTATTCTACAACTAAAGATGAGCGTCCACACACACCCGAAAATCTTCCGGAATTCTGGGAAGCGCAGCGTCTTGCTTTACACTTAGAGAATACCAATACAATTGCTATTACCGATTTGGTTTACAATACCGCCGATTTGCACCCTATAAACAAATGGGAAGTGGGTAGACGTTTAAGTCTTCTTGCTGCAAACAAGACTTATGGACAAAAAAATGTTGTTTGGTCAGGGCCTACTTATCAAAAAATGGAAGTTAAAGGCAATAAAATTGAAATCACATATTCAAATGTAGGAAGCGGTTTAACAAGCCGAGATGGGAAACCGCTTGACTGGTTCAGTATCGCTGGAACAGATGGAAAATATACTTCGGCAAAAGCAGAAATACAAGGAGACAAAGTAGTTGTTTCATCATCCGAAGTTCCGCATCCGGTTTCGGTTCGTTTTGGCTGGAACGAAGCAGCTCAATCTAATTTTGTAAACAAAGAAGGACTTCCTGCTGTTCCTTTCAGAAGTGATAATCCTTGGGAGAAACTTTTTTAG
- a CDS encoding DUF1826 domain-containing protein: MNNTFSDNSQIGIVATFSELVNEDFKGEMNALCWYRNLEGDFKEIVDKLQLKENITEVYPKDLVSLQLSEKGNIAREIILNDLQLLTDFGASPSLNLLKCYERDDEFDFISTDVYSYHVDRSPIATDTFLCTYYGVASDIISNEQAEQKILIPEIRKKLKELHNGPSEEFENFLKENYFDLHYQVKPNAKPINLGLGHLWRLAVDHPKQQVLPCIHRAPIENDGEYRLLLIC; this comes from the coding sequence ATGAATAATACATTTTCTGACAACAGCCAAATTGGAATAGTAGCCACTTTTTCCGAACTTGTAAATGAGGATTTTAAGGGAGAGATGAATGCACTGTGTTGGTACAGAAATTTGGAAGGCGATTTTAAAGAGATCGTAGACAAACTACAATTAAAAGAAAATATAACCGAAGTTTATCCTAAAGATTTAGTATCTCTCCAATTATCAGAAAAGGGGAATATAGCAAGGGAAATTATCTTAAATGATTTACAATTATTAACCGATTTTGGAGCTTCCCCTTCTCTTAATTTACTTAAATGTTATGAACGTGATGATGAATTCGATTTCATTTCTACTGATGTGTATTCGTATCATGTTGATCGTTCTCCTATTGCGACGGATACTTTTTTATGTACTTATTATGGAGTGGCAAGTGATATTATTTCTAATGAACAAGCGGAGCAAAAAATTCTAATTCCAGAAATCCGAAAAAAGCTTAAAGAACTGCATAACGGTCCATCAGAGGAATTTGAAAACTTTTTAAAAGAAAATTATTTTGATTTGCATTATCAGGTGAAACCCAATGCAAAGCCTATCAATTTAGGATTAGGCCACCTTTGGCGCTTGGCAGTGGATCATCCAAAACAACAGGTGTTACCTTGTATTCACAGAGCTCCAATAGAAAATGATGGGGAGTATCGTTTGCTGTTGATTTGCTAA
- the cydB gene encoding cytochrome d ubiquinol oxidase subunit II, which translates to METIFGIDYPTLWYLVIGLLFSGYAILEGFDFGAGAWHLFFRKDLSRRIAINAIAPVWDANQVWLIIGGGALFAGFPVMYSTMLSAMYVPFMLFLMLNVLRAAAIKFRSVEEMKWWRNSWDIIYSFSSILIAFLLGVVLGNILQGFALGPNFSYHGGVFFSFLNPYAIMVGFTTLSIFITQGAIYLLLKTEGLLHARLTFLLKKGMIFFIISFGITTLYTLVFIPEVTANFRANPIYFVVPVISFLAVANVPRLVSKKQYMRALIFSSLTMAFLLILVALQLYPTLLISTIDPKFNVTIYNAASSQKSLGIMLTIVLIGAPLLAAYFFFLYRTFNGKVKLDDTSY; encoded by the coding sequence ATGGAAACTATTTTTGGAATTGACTACCCAACACTATGGTATTTGGTAATCGGATTGTTGTTTTCGGGTTACGCAATATTGGAAGGCTTTGATTTTGGTGCTGGTGCCTGGCACTTATTTTTCAGAAAAGATTTAAGCCGAAGAATTGCCATAAACGCCATTGCCCCTGTATGGGATGCCAATCAAGTTTGGCTAATAATTGGAGGAGGAGCCTTATTTGCAGGATTTCCCGTAATGTATTCTACAATGCTGTCGGCAATGTATGTGCCGTTTATGCTTTTTTTAATGCTGAATGTACTTCGCGCAGCCGCCATTAAATTTAGAAGTGTTGAAGAAATGAAATGGTGGAGAAACAGTTGGGACATTATCTACAGCTTTTCAAGCATCCTAATCGCATTTTTACTTGGAGTTGTTTTGGGCAATATTTTGCAGGGGTTCGCTTTGGGACCCAATTTCAGTTACCATGGAGGTGTGTTTTTCTCTTTTTTAAATCCATACGCCATAATGGTTGGATTTACGACACTTTCCATTTTCATAACGCAAGGCGCTATTTATCTTCTATTAAAAACCGAAGGCCTATTACACGCAAGGCTTACATTTTTACTAAAAAAAGGAATGATATTCTTTATTATCAGCTTTGGAATCACAACACTTTATACTTTAGTTTTCATTCCGGAAGTGACGGCCAATTTCAGGGCTAATCCTATTTATTTCGTTGTACCGGTCATCTCATTTTTGGCTGTGGCCAATGTCCCAAGATTGGTTTCAAAAAAACAATACATGCGGGCATTGATTTTTTCGTCATTAACGATGGCTTTTTTATTGATTCTTGTTGCGTTACAATTGTACCCCACCCTTTTGATTTCTACGATTGACCCGAAATTTAACGTGACCATTTACAATGCTGCTTCATCACAGAAATCATTGGGTATTATGCTGACAATTGTGCTTATCGGAGCTCCTTT
- a CDS encoding DUF4294 domain-containing protein encodes MKLYKIVVFSLLIFLSGYAQDTKQGVKQDTTPMGYVLTEGDTIFGDTIVLPELVIDRHKMSDEDKKQFLLLQKRVYATYPYARIASERLTSLNRGMAKFTNNRDKKRYFKIVEDYLSNEFEARLKKLSRKQGQILVKLIDRQTGTSTYELIKNLKSGWKAFWSNTAASMFDIDLKLKYQPYEVNEDFLIETILVRGFESGRLRNQEAAHPIDYDKLEDSWLRKASTK; translated from the coding sequence ATGAAGCTTTATAAAATAGTAGTTTTTTCTCTTTTAATATTTCTGTCGGGCTATGCGCAAGACACTAAACAAGGCGTAAAACAAGATACTACTCCGATGGGTTATGTTTTGACAGAGGGAGATACCATTTTTGGTGATACAATTGTATTGCCAGAGTTGGTAATAGATAGGCATAAAATGAGTGATGAAGATAAAAAGCAGTTTTTACTTTTACAAAAAAGAGTATATGCAACTTATCCATATGCAAGGATTGCATCCGAAAGACTTACATCGTTAAACAGAGGAATGGCTAAGTTTACTAATAACAGGGATAAAAAAAGATATTTCAAAATAGTAGAGGATTATTTAAGTAATGAATTTGAGGCCAGATTAAAAAAACTCTCTAGAAAGCAAGGTCAAATTTTGGTTAAATTGATAGACAGACAGACGGGGACTAGTACATATGAGCTGATAAAGAATTTAAAAAGTGGGTGGAAAGCATTTTGGTCCAATACAGCAGCCAGTATGTTTGATATAGATTTGAAGTTAAAGTATCAGCCTTATGAAGTCAATGAGGACTTTTTGATAGAAACTATATTGGTCAGAGGGTTTGAATCCGGCCGATTACGTAATCAAGAAGCTGCTCATCCTATAGATTATGATAAGTTGGAAGATTCTTGGCTTAGGAAAGCAAGTACTAAATAA
- a CDS encoding DUF1254 domain-containing protein, with translation MNRIVLFFFVILTLNSCKKEQSKESQISPEEAKLIAKDAYIYAYPMLMGYKSLYYTTIDKTSPGYRSGFNEITHDRRPADNTRKDVVSMNADTPYSLFAFDLRAEPMVFSVPKIKDRYYVFQFIDLFTHNFAYVGTRETGNDAGDYLFVGPNWKGKIPEGKFKKVFHVESQLVTGIGRTQLFGTNDLPNIIEIQNKYKITPLSKFIGTNAPKTVTSIDWLPISEPNDFSNINFIKYFNIYLNLVQPFNKEDLAELKKFEKIGVNPGAKFDSTQFSNEIITAINEGVNEGIAAIKDKASKIGQQKNGWNMMDPFGNREFYKGNRLLRAAAVMVGIYGNDKAEAFYPVAYVDSNNNTLNGKIGKYKIHFSKEQVPPAKYFWSITMYDKSADGVGGYLIKNPINRFLINSTTKGLQYDKDGGLTVYIQNEKPVNETLSNWLPAPAEDFYLMIRIYGPKETAMNNTWSPPSIEKVK, from the coding sequence ATGAATAGAATTGTTTTATTTTTTTTCGTCATTTTAACTCTCAATAGCTGCAAGAAAGAACAGTCAAAAGAAAGCCAAATCAGTCCTGAGGAAGCAAAATTAATCGCCAAAGATGCCTATATCTATGCTTACCCAATGTTAATGGGATATAAATCTTTGTATTATACTACAATAGACAAGACAAGTCCTGGATATAGAAGTGGTTTTAATGAAATTACACATGATAGACGACCAGCCGATAATACCCGTAAAGATGTGGTTTCAATGAATGCTGATACTCCTTATTCTTTATTTGCGTTCGATTTACGTGCAGAACCAATGGTTTTCTCCGTACCTAAAATTAAAGATCGTTATTATGTTTTTCAGTTCATCGATCTTTTTACGCATAACTTCGCCTATGTTGGAACTCGAGAAACCGGAAATGATGCTGGTGATTATTTGTTCGTTGGCCCAAACTGGAAAGGCAAAATCCCAGAAGGGAAATTCAAAAAAGTTTTTCATGTTGAAAGCCAGCTGGTAACAGGAATTGGAAGAACGCAATTGTTTGGGACAAATGATTTGCCTAATATTATTGAAATTCAAAATAAATATAAAATTACTCCTTTGAGCAAATTTATAGGAACTAATGCACCTAAAACTGTTACAAGCATAGATTGGCTTCCTATTTCTGAACCAAACGATTTCAGCAATATTAATTTCATAAAATATTTTAATATTTATTTAAATTTAGTTCAACCTTTTAATAAAGAAGATTTGGCCGAACTTAAAAAATTTGAAAAAATAGGAGTAAATCCTGGTGCAAAATTTGATTCTACTCAATTTAGTAATGAAATCATTACTGCAATAAACGAGGGAGTCAATGAAGGAATTGCAGCCATAAAAGATAAAGCCAGTAAAATTGGTCAACAAAAAAATGGATGGAACATGATGGATCCATTTGGAAATAGAGAATTTTATAAAGGAAACCGATTATTGAGAGCTGCTGCTGTAATGGTCGGAATTTACGGAAACGACAAAGCGGAAGCTTTCTATCCAGTTGCTTATGTGGATTCAAATAACAATACTTTGAATGGTAAAATAGGTAAGTATAAAATTCATTTTTCTAAAGAACAAGTTCCACCTGCTAAATATTTTTGGTCAATAACGATGTATGACAAGAGCGCGGATGGAGTTGGCGGTTATTTGATTAAAAACCCAATAAACCGTTTTCTCATAAATTCTACAACAAAGGGATTGCAATACGATAAAGATGGTGGTTTAACAGTCTATATTCAAAATGAAAAACCTGTTAACGAAACACTTTCCAATTGGTTACCTGCTCCAGCCGAAGATTTTTATTTGATGATTCGCATATATGGACCTAAAGAAACGGCAATGAATAATACTTGGTCTCCTCCTAGTATTGAAAAAGTAAAATAA
- a CDS encoding DUF2975 domain-containing protein — translation MKRISIIFLQAVIVLIGIVALIILIRFPLTEGRAQNLDMFSIYADPFILYGYASSIAFFVGLYKAFKLLAYIKQDQLFSQNSVRTLKSMKYCTIILGSLIAVAGLFIMIFHNKDDDPAGFLAMCIITTFIATAIATALAVLERILQNAVDMKTENDLTI, via the coding sequence ATGAAAAGAATTTCAATAATATTTCTGCAGGCTGTCATTGTACTTATTGGTATTGTCGCACTTATAATTTTGATTCGGTTTCCATTAACTGAAGGAAGAGCCCAGAACCTAGACATGTTCAGTATTTACGCTGACCCATTCATTTTGTATGGATATGCATCATCAATAGCTTTTTTTGTTGGCTTGTATAAAGCATTCAAATTACTCGCATATATCAAGCAAGATCAATTGTTTTCGCAAAACTCGGTAAGGACTTTGAAAAGCATGAAATATTGCACAATAATATTAGGTAGTTTAATTGCGGTAGCTGGATTGTTTATAATGATATTTCATAATAAAGATGATGATCCTGCTGGTTTTCTGGCAATGTGTATCATAACCACTTTTATTGCTACTGCTATTGCAACTGCTTTGGCTGTGCTTGAAAGGATTTTGCAAAATGCTGTAGATATGAAAACTGAAAACGACTTAACAATTTAA
- a CDS encoding helix-turn-helix domain-containing protein: MPIIVNLDVMMAKRKISLNELSERVDLTLSNLSILKTGKAKAIRFSTLEAICKALDCQPGDILEYVNEEGKFSTQNI; this comes from the coding sequence ATGCCGATTATCGTAAACTTAGACGTGATGATGGCAAAACGAAAAATTTCTCTGAATGAACTTTCTGAAAGAGTTGATTTGACATTATCTAACCTTTCTATCTTAAAGACTGGTAAGGCAAAAGCAATTCGTTTTAGTACTTTAGAAGCTATTTGTAAAGCTTTAGATTGTCAGCCAGGTGATATTTTAGAATATGTAAATGAAGAAGGGAAATTTTCAACACAGAATATTTGA
- a CDS encoding DUF3826 domain-containing protein, producing MKKKTIKALLFIGLLVLNTAVKAQSTTAAQDDVAKAKEWISTLSLNDSAKENRLTQVVATHLTTIKDWHNNHPASTVPAGINPLDGKSLSELHRQIIADSAIPTTVHESLMSGLRKDLTEEQVALVLDKYTIGKVAFTMKGYQSIVPNMTATETAEIQKLMEKAREQAVDYKSMKEISAIFEIYKTQAEQYLNNHGRNWHQMYGDYTKKIKAEKEAAAKK from the coding sequence ATGAAAAAGAAAACAATAAAAGCATTATTATTTATTGGATTGTTAGTTTTAAATACGGCAGTTAAGGCACAGTCAACAACGGCAGCACAAGATGATGTTGCAAAAGCCAAAGAATGGATTAGCACTTTATCGCTAAATGACAGTGCAAAAGAAAACAGATTAACACAAGTAGTTGCAACTCATCTTACAACTATAAAAGATTGGCATAATAATCACCCAGCTTCAACAGTACCAGCGGGAATAAATCCATTGGACGGGAAGTCACTTTCGGAACTTCACCGACAAATTATTGCAGATTCAGCAATACCAACAACCGTTCATGAAAGTTTAATGAGCGGATTAAGGAAAGATTTAACTGAGGAGCAAGTAGCTTTGGTTTTAGACAAATACACTATTGGAAAAGTAGCTTTTACAATGAAAGGCTATCAGTCTATTGTTCCTAATATGACTGCTACTGAGACTGCTGAGATTCAAAAATTAATGGAAAAAGCACGTGAACAAGCTGTAGATTATAAAAGCATGAAAGAGATATCTGCAATTTTTGAAATTTACAAAACTCAGGCTGAACAATATTTAAACAATCACGGTCGCAATTGGCACCAAATGTATGGTGATTATACCAAAAAAATTAAAGCAGAAAAAGAAGCTGCTGCTAAGAAATAA
- a CDS encoding cytochrome ubiquinol oxidase subunit I — protein sequence MDVEILARIQFAFTIAFHYIYPPLSIGIGLIIVIMEGLYLKTGNKDYETLTRFWIKIFALTFGIGVATGIIMEFEFGTNWAVYSRYVGDIFGSALAAEGLFAFGLESTFLGILLFGWNRVKPWVHFVSTLGVFLGSMFSAVWIVVANSWQQTPAGYHIVGTGLNARAEVTAFWAMVFNPSSVDRIIHTWQGAILAGAFLVLSVHAYYIRKGRYIEISKKAFKIALAVATFFSLTQLISGHSTADGVAVNQPAKLATMEGHFEKDKPADLYLLGWVDKENQKVTGIGIPGGLSFLVHQDFNAPIKGLNNFPTKDLPSQTNAIFQFYHIMVAIGMFLIGLTLYSSFLWWGGRLFETKWILWIFSFTVILPQIANQVGWFTAEMGRQPWVVYGQLRTSDAFSQEVAANQIVFSLVMFTVVYSLLLALFLYTVNKKIKHGPYDESTKPVTFKSF from the coding sequence ATGGATGTTGAAATACTTGCCCGCATACAATTCGCCTTCACAATTGCCTTTCATTATATCTACCCCCCATTAAGCATTGGTATCGGTTTAATAATCGTTATCATGGAAGGGCTTTATCTCAAAACCGGAAATAAAGATTATGAAACTTTGACCCGTTTTTGGATTAAAATATTTGCGTTGACCTTTGGGATAGGCGTCGCCACGGGAATCATCATGGAGTTTGAATTTGGAACCAATTGGGCCGTGTATTCGCGTTATGTGGGCGATATCTTTGGAAGCGCATTAGCCGCCGAAGGATTGTTTGCTTTTGGTTTAGAAAGCACTTTTCTTGGAATTTTGCTTTTTGGGTGGAATCGCGTAAAACCCTGGGTACATTTTGTATCGACTTTAGGAGTGTTTCTAGGTTCGATGTTCTCAGCCGTTTGGATTGTGGTTGCCAATTCCTGGCAGCAAACTCCTGCGGGTTATCATATTGTAGGAACAGGATTAAACGCAAGAGCCGAAGTAACCGCTTTTTGGGCAATGGTTTTCAATCCTTCAAGTGTGGACAGAATCATTCATACTTGGCAAGGCGCTATTTTGGCCGGAGCCTTTTTAGTATTGAGCGTACATGCCTATTACATCCGAAAAGGCCGCTACATTGAAATATCCAAAAAAGCATTCAAAATTGCCCTGGCGGTTGCAACATTTTTCTCACTTACCCAATTAATTTCCGGTCACAGTACCGCTGATGGAGTTGCGGTCAATCAGCCTGCAAAACTAGCCACAATGGAAGGTCATTTCGAAAAAGACAAACCCGCCGATTTGTATCTTCTTGGTTGGGTCGATAAAGAAAACCAAAAAGTTACCGGAATTGGAATTCCTGGCGGATTATCATTCTTAGTACATCAAGATTTTAATGCGCCCATAAAAGGATTAAACAATTTCCCGACTAAAGATTTACCTAGTCAGACCAATGCTATTTTTCAATTTTATCACATTATGGTTGCTATTGGAATGTTTTTAATTGGACTTACATTATATTCCAGTTTTTTATGGTGGGGAGGTCGATTATTTGAAACTAAATGGATTTTATGGATTTTCTCATTTACTGTAATTCTGCCCCAAATAGCCAATCAGGTTGGATGGTTCACCGCCGAAATGGGAAGACAGCCTTGGGTAGTTTACGGACAATTAAGAACAAGTGACGCTTTTTCCCAAGAAGTTGCCGCCAATCAAATCGTATTTTCTTTGGTTATGTTTACTGTGGTTTATTCCCTTTTATTGGCACTGTTTCTATATACTGTCAACAAAAAAATAAAGCACGGCCCTTATGACGAATCGACAAAACCGGTAACCTTCAAATCCTTTTAA
- a CDS encoding M42 family metallopeptidase, translating to MSTESILKPSSITFLENYLNNASPTGFESEGQKIWMDYLKPYVDTFITDTYGTAVGVINPDAPYKVVIEGHADEISWYVNYITEDGMIYVIRNGGSDHQIAPSKRVNIHTKNGIIKGVFGWPAIHTRNRDKEENPKISNIFIDLGCETKEEVEKLGVHVGCVVTYPDEFMIMNENKFVCRAIDNRMGGFMIAEVARLLHENNIKLPFGLYITNAVQEEVGLRGAEMITQTIKPNVAIITDVCHDSTTPMIDKKIEGETKIGKGPVVTYAPAVQNNLRELILNTAVEKNIPFQRLASSRVTGTDTDAFAYSNGGVASALISLPLRYMHTTVEMVHREDVENVIKLIYETLLKIENNETFSYFK from the coding sequence ATGAGTACTGAATCAATATTAAAACCATCATCAATAACCTTTTTAGAAAACTACTTAAATAACGCTTCACCTACAGGATTTGAAAGCGAAGGTCAAAAAATATGGATGGATTACCTAAAACCATACGTAGACACTTTTATTACAGACACATACGGTACTGCTGTTGGAGTTATCAATCCTGATGCGCCTTATAAAGTTGTTATAGAAGGTCATGCCGATGAAATCTCTTGGTATGTGAATTACATAACCGAGGACGGAATGATATATGTAATACGTAATGGGGGTTCTGACCACCAAATCGCTCCTTCTAAACGTGTAAACATTCACACTAAAAACGGAATTATAAAAGGTGTTTTTGGATGGCCAGCTATCCATACTCGAAACAGAGATAAAGAAGAAAACCCTAAAATCAGTAATATCTTTATTGATTTAGGTTGTGAAACCAAAGAAGAAGTCGAAAAATTAGGGGTTCACGTAGGTTGTGTTGTTACTTATCCTGATGAATTTATGATCATGAACGAAAATAAATTTGTTTGTCGTGCCATCGACAACCGTATGGGAGGATTTATGATTGCCGAAGTTGCCCGTTTATTGCACGAAAACAACATTAAACTGCCTTTTGGTTTATATATCACTAATGCTGTTCAGGAAGAAGTAGGCTTGAGAGGAGCAGAAATGATTACTCAAACTATCAAACCAAATGTAGCTATCATTACAGATGTATGTCACGATTCTACCACTCCGATGATTGACAAAAAAATTGAAGGAGAAACTAAAATAGGTAAAGGACCTGTAGTTACTTATGCTCCAGCCGTTCAAAATAACTTGAGAGAACTAATTCTGAATACTGCTGTAGAGAAAAACATTCCGTTTCAACGTTTAGCCTCTTCAAGAGTTACCGGAACAGATACCGATGCATTTGCGTACAGCAATGGAGGTGTAGCCTCGGCTTTGATTTCGCTACCATTAAGATACATGCACACTACCGTTGAAATGGTTCACCGTGAAGATGTAGAAAATGTGATTAAATTAATTTATGAAACACTGTTGAAGATTGAGAATAACGAAACCTTCTCTTATTTCAAATAA